A window from Glandiceps talaboti chromosome 15, keGlaTala1.1, whole genome shotgun sequence encodes these proteins:
- the LOC144446772 gene encoding 3'-5' exoribonuclease 1-like yields MLCYLTLATIVTLCLVSLVYYLTCKLPTTSKGTSEYEGERSVQGTRNGSNKNNRTRRRQIPTTRLENNRVSPNLKKTEVKRKKVNNSGDQQQQSPMASKPNKDFSNPVYKEISLKNGEINRLNRTELIEKLSDLKLDADKGSKDVLRKRLKAHVKKQMLAQAGLEIEEDTAYNCPFDYLLVIDFEATCERDNTDDYLHEIIEFPVVMLNAKTLKVDGEFHSFCKPILHPKLSSFCTELTGITQEQVESSATFSVVFQKFEEWLKEKRLGTEYSFAIVTHGPWDIICFLHVQCALSEIPFPDYAKKYINIRNMYSNFYKTRRLKISQMLEQLGMSFHGREHSGLADSRNIKRILVKLMKDGCIVAFNAFFNSSQSNSPRNERKGSEKNRSQILEKEVKEKKQDVKVLLQQM; encoded by the exons ATGTTGTGTTATCTGACACTAGCAACAATAGTTACTCTATGTCTTGTATCTCTTGTATACTATCTTACATGCAAATTACCCACAACGTCAAAGGGTACCTCAGAATATGAAGGTGAAAGGTCAGTGCAGGGCACCAGAAACggttcaaacaaaaacaacagaacAAGACGACGACAGATTCCGACAACTCGTCTTGAGAACAATCGTGTCTCGCCGAATTTAAAGAAAACAGAAGTAAAACGAAAAAAG GTGAACAATTCTGGtgaccaacaacaacaatctcCAATGGCTTCAAAACCAAATAAGGATTTCAGTAATCCAGTATACAAAGAAATTTCACTAAAGAATGGAGAAATCAACAGGTTGAACAGGACAGAGCTTATAGAGAAACTGTCAGACTTGAAACTAGATGCAGA CAAAGGTAGCAAAGACGTTCTGCGAAAGCGACTCAAAGCGCATGTGAAGAAGCAGATGTTGGCACAAGCTGGTCTGGAGATAGAAGAAGATACAGCATACaattgtccatttgactatttGTTAGTAATAGACTTTGAAGCTACATGTGAAAGAGACAATACTGACGACTATCTCCATGAAATAATTGAGTTCCCAGTTGTAATGCTCAATGCCAAGACATTGAAAGTT GATGGTGAATTCCACTCATTCTGTAAGCCAATTTTACATCCAAAACTGTCATCATTTTGTACTGAACTTACAGGAATAACTCAG GAGCAGGTAGAATCGTCTGCTACTTTCTCAGTTgtctttcaaaagtttgaagAATGGCTGAAAGAGAAGAGATTGGGAACAGAGTACAGTTTTGCGATAGTGACCCATGG ACCCTGGGACATCATTTGTTTTTTGCATGTCCAATGTGCTTTAAGTGAAATACCTTTCCCAGACTATGCCAAAAAGTACATCAACATCAGAAACATGTACAGCAATTTCTACAAGACAAGACGGCTTAAAATCAGTCAGATGTTGGAACAACTTGGGATGAGTTTCCATGGCAGGGAACACAGTGGACTTGCTGATTCTAGAAATATCAAGAGAATTTTGGTGAAACTAATGAAAGATGGATGTATTGTTGCTTTCAATGCATTCTTTAATTCATCTCAAAGTAATTCACCAAGAAATGAGAGGAAAGGATCAGAAAAGAACAGATCACAGATATTGGAAAAAGAAgtgaaagaaaagaaacaagATGTAAAAGTTCTGCTGCAGCAGATGTGA